Within the Bradyrhizobium ottawaense genome, the region GCCGCTTCGAGAATCCCAAGGTGCTTTGTCACCGCCTGCCGCGTCATGGCGAGGCCGTCGCAGAGTTCGTTCAGCGTCTGACCGTTCTGGGCGTGAAGCCGGTCCAGCAGCGAGCGTCGCGACGCATCGGCCAGCGCTTTGAAGACTTCATCCATGGCTGACATAATAGGCAACCAAATGGTTGCATGTCAAGCGCCGACTTCCAGGCCCTCGCGGAGGAGGGCAGCCGCATTTGAATGCGACGGTTAAAAATGCGACCGTCGTTCGATCACATCGGGGAACGACCATGAAAGCTGCCTTCATCGAACGGCACGGCGGACCGGAGGTTCTCAAATTCGGCGAGATGCCGGATCCGGTGGCCTCATCCGGCGAGGTCGTGGTCGATATCGTCGCCGCCAGCGTCAATGGCGCGGACTGGAAGGTGCGTGAGGGCAAATCCGGTCAGCTTGCCCGTTTCCCCTATATTCTCGGACGGGATTTTTCCGGAGTCGTTTCCGCCATCGGGGCAGGGGTTGAGGACTTGCGCGTCGGCGACGAAGTGTTCGGCGTCTGCGACGTCGGCCAGGAGGGCGCCTATGCCGAGAAGATTGCGATCAAGGCAGCCATCGTCGCCCGAAAAACCGACCGCCTGTCCCATGTCGATGCCGCAGCACTTGCGTTGGCCGGATTGACGGCGATCTGCGCCGTCGAGGACACGTTGAAACTCAAGGCCGGCGAAACCATCCTGATCCAGGGAGGCGCCGGCGGTGTCGCCAGCTTTGCCATCCAGTTGGCGAAACATCTGGGCGCTCGCGTGATCACGACCGCGAGCCGGTCGAACCATGACTACCTGCGCGAGATCGGCGCCGACGAGATCATCGACTACAATGCGGTGGATTTCACCAAGGTGGTGAAAGATTGCGACGCGGTATTCGATACTGTCGGGGGAGATGTCGCGCAGCGATCCTTTGCCGTGCTGAAGCCAGGCGGCCGGGCGGCCTTTATTGCCTCGGGACCGCAGGCGCCAAAGCCTGACCGTAGCGACGTCGTTGGCTTGAGGCCGGCGGTCGGCCGCGACCGGCCGCATCTCGAACGCATCGCGGCGCTGGTCGCCGCGGGCGCCGTCCGGCCGCCGGAAGTGACACGCTACAAGCTCAGCGAAGCGGTCGCCGCGCACGAGGTCAGCCAATCCCGCCACTTTCGCGGCAAGCTGGTCTTTCTGGTCCGTTGAGCCGCCCCGGTCACGACAATGAAGCGCGATGATGAATCATCGTCGCGGCTCAACGTTTCTGGTACGGGTGGAAGATGTAATCCTTCGCCTTCACGGCGACGTGGCAGGCGTGTCCGCAATCCGAGGGGCTGGGATCGGCCGCGAACGTGTCGGATGCGGCCTCAAAGTTGAACAACGCATATCCCCACCCGCCGCTCTTCGGAAATCTTGCGCTGTCCTTTTCCATGACGAACGCCTGCGAGAAGACGTCAGGCACATCCACGGCGAAGGGGGCCTCCGTGCTCTTCTTCGGCTTCCACTGCAGCTTCGCGATCATGGCGCCGTCCGGGAACGGCTTGCCGTTGCCGGGGATGCCGGCCTTGTAGGCTTCGATCATGGCCGGATTGGCGACGATCACCTTCAGCACTTCGTCGGTCCGGGCCGAGGAGACCACCGCCCAGTCCTCGTATCCCCTAAAGTCGGAGAACGCTACGCCGTCAGGCGATTTCAGCGCGTATTTGTCTTGCGCGTAAACGGCCGCGCCGCCGAGAACGGCGAGCACGGCTGTCGCGAGGGCGATTTTAGATTTGTTGTTGCTCTTCATGGCTGATCCTTTCCTGATTGTCGTGGGCCAAACTCTCAGAGGTCGATCACCGGCAATTTGTTTTTGCATAGCGTAGTGCAACGCGGGTGAACTCCGCTATGCTAACCTCTCGAACGAGCCAGCAAAGATTGGCCGGTAACCGGGGTGGAAACATGAGTGGTCGCGTCAAACTCGCAATTCTCGCCGCATTTTCAATCGCCTGCACCGATGGCGCCGCGGCGCAGCCGCAGAAGATCGGCGCGCCGCCGGAAGCGTCCAACATGAAGCTGGTCGGAACCAGCGACCTGCAGGCACGCAGCGCCTATCAGCCGACCATTCATCATCAGGGCGACCGCTGGATCGCCTATATCGGTCATCACGGCGGTACCGACGAGATTCCGGCGCCGGTCAATCCGCAGACCGGCAAGGCCGAACCGAACGGCACCTCGATCGTCGACGTCACCGATCCTGCGCAGCCGAAATATCTGCGTCACATTCCCGGGCAGGAAGGAAAATATGAAGCCGGCGGCGCGCAGATGGTGAGGATCTGCGACGGCAAGCAACTGCCGAAGGGCGATCGCAACGCGGTCTACATGCTCAGGAGCTTCGGCAGCGAAGCCCATGAGATCTGGAACGTCGCCGATCCCGCCAATCCGGTCTTGATCACGCGGCTCGGCGGATTGAAGGACACCCACAAGAACTGGTGGGAATGCGACACCGGCATTGCGTTTCTGGTCTCCGGCGCGCCGGACTGGCGCACCCGCCGCATGACGCAGGTCTACGATCTCTCCGATCCCGCCCATCCCGTGAAGATCCGGGATTTTGGTTTGCCTGGCCAGGAGCCCGGTTCGACCGGCGCGGTGCCGACCGAACTGCACGGCCCGATCTCGACCGGGCCAATCGGCAACCGGGTCTATTTCGGTTACGGCACCAACAAGGGCGGTTTCGTGCAGATCGTCGACCGCGACAAGCTCATCAACGGACCGAAGGAGCCGACGCCGGACAATCTGCGGCTGCCCGAGATTTCGCGGATGCCGATGTCGGCGCTGAACGGCGCCCACACCACGTTCCCGATGCTGGGCATGCCGATCGCGGAATTTGCCAGGGACAAGGACGGCAAGAACCGCGATATCGTGATGATCGTCGACGAGGCGATCCTGAACGAATGCAGCGAGCCGCGGCAGATGGTCTGGTTCGCCGACGTCACGGTGGAAAACCGCCCGATGATGATCTCGAGCTTCACCGTGCCGGAGGCCAGCGGCGACTTCTGCGAGCGGGGCGGCCGGTTCGGCTCGCATTCCTCCAACGAGAGCATGGCGCCGGTTTTCTACAAGAAGATGGCGTTCATCGCCTTCTTCAATGCCGGCGTCCGCGCGCTCGACATCCGCGACCCCTATCACCCCACAGAAGTCGGCTATTTCATTCCGTCGATCACGGCGGCGACCGACAAGCGCTGCGTCACCGTCGACGGCAAGGACCGCTGCAAGGTCGCGATCCAGACCAACAATGTCGAAACCGACGAGCGCGGCTACGTCTATATCGTCGATCGCGCCAATACCGGGCTGCACATTCTGGAACTGACCGGCCCGGCGCGCGCCGCGGCCGGCTTGCCCTAGGGATGTGACGCGTGCGACGCGGGCTCATCATCGCAGCCTTGATCGTCGGGCTCGGCGCGTTGTCGGGTGGCGCCGCTTATGAACGCGTCGCGCCGGGCAAAAACCCCGGGAAACCGGAATGGCAGGAAATCGCCTGGCCGTTTCCCCGCGACGGCTGGCCCGCCGGCAAGGCTTTCCGCTGTGGCGCGACCGGTTGCGGCGGCGAGGTCGAGGTCTATGTCCGTCCCAAGATCGGCTTCTGCAATTGCGACGCCGGCGTGACCGATGACGACGAAGTCGATCGCGTCGCCGATCTCGATCTGATCAGCGCGCATTTCGCGCCGCTGGAACCGGGCAAGGTGGTTCGCGTCGCCGATATGCCGGGACGCATCAGGCCCTACGAGCTCGCGATGTCCGACGGGTCTCGCCACACCGCCATCGGGATCGCGGTGTCACACCGCTGCGACCTGATGGTCGCGGTGGCCAAAGGCAGTGGCGACGCGACAGCCGTCCAGCGCGCCGCGCTGGACTTTCTGGCGGAGATGTCGAACTGGATGAGCGCGGCGATGGAGGGACGCTAGCGCTCGGCCTGGTGGACGTGCCGGACTTACTGCTGGTTTAACCCGGTAGTGAATGATGACCCGAACGAACCGTTCCGCGCGAATACCCCAGCTAGTAACCCAGCGCCTGTCCCGTGCCGCCACGCGGATCGTTCGCACCGTAAAACCTGTTTCGACCGATCGCCTTTCCCCCAAGCTTGGGAGCACCGACAAGAATCGCCGCTACGTGATTTGTCGGCTCCGAATTTTCGAACCGATGCCCCATGCTCTCCAGCACCTTGCTTGTGTCAGGCGAAAGCGCGTAGCGCTCCATATTCGTCACATCCGGCATCCACTGATGATGGATGCGGGGGACATCGACGGCTTCCTGAATGTTCATCTGGAAATCGACGACGTTCAGGATTGTTTGCAGAACAGTCGTGATAATCCGGCTTCCGCCCGGAGTGCCGAGAATGAGGACAGGCTTGCCGTCCCTCGTCATGATCGTTGGAGTCATCGAACTTCGGGGTGTCTTGCCCGGCACGATGGCGTTCGCATCTCCCTGGACAAACCCGTAACTATTGGCGGCACCCGGGTTCGAGGTGAAATCGTCCATTTCGTCATTCATCAAAACGCCGGTGCCTGACGCAACGACCTTCGCTCCGAACCAGTCATTAAGCGTAACCGTCATCGAAACGGCATTGCCGGCATCGTCGATGATCGAGAAGTGCGTTGTGTTGCTGCCTTCGTGAGGCGCAACACCCTGCCTGATATCACCGG harbors:
- a CDS encoding NADP-dependent oxidoreductase translates to MKAAFIERHGGPEVLKFGEMPDPVASSGEVVVDIVAASVNGADWKVREGKSGQLARFPYILGRDFSGVVSAIGAGVEDLRVGDEVFGVCDVGQEGAYAEKIAIKAAIVARKTDRLSHVDAAALALAGLTAICAVEDTLKLKAGETILIQGGAGGVASFAIQLAKHLGARVITTASRSNHDYLREIGADEIIDYNAVDFTKVVKDCDAVFDTVGGDVAQRSFAVLKPGGRAAFIASGPQAPKPDRSDVVGLRPAVGRDRPHLERIAALVAAGAVRPPEVTRYKLSEAVAAHEVSQSRHFRGKLVFLVR
- a CDS encoding cytochrome P460 family protein, with translation MKSNNKSKIALATAVLAVLGGAAVYAQDKYALKSPDGVAFSDFRGYEDWAVVSSARTDEVLKVIVANPAMIEAYKAGIPGNGKPFPDGAMIAKLQWKPKKSTEAPFAVDVPDVFSQAFVMEKDSARFPKSGGWGYALFNFEAASDTFAADPSPSDCGHACHVAVKAKDYIFHPYQKR
- a CDS encoding LVIVD repeat-containing protein; amino-acid sequence: MSGRVKLAILAAFSIACTDGAAAQPQKIGAPPEASNMKLVGTSDLQARSAYQPTIHHQGDRWIAYIGHHGGTDEIPAPVNPQTGKAEPNGTSIVDVTDPAQPKYLRHIPGQEGKYEAGGAQMVRICDGKQLPKGDRNAVYMLRSFGSEAHEIWNVADPANPVLITRLGGLKDTHKNWWECDTGIAFLVSGAPDWRTRRMTQVYDLSDPAHPVKIRDFGLPGQEPGSTGAVPTELHGPISTGPIGNRVYFGYGTNKGGFVQIVDRDKLINGPKEPTPDNLRLPEISRMPMSALNGAHTTFPMLGMPIAEFARDKDGKNRDIVMIVDEAILNECSEPRQMVWFADVTVENRPMMISSFTVPEASGDFCERGGRFGSHSSNESMAPVFYKKMAFIAFFNAGVRALDIRDPYHPTEVGYFIPSITAATDKRCVTVDGKDRCKVAIQTNNVETDERGYVYIVDRANTGLHILELTGPARAAAGLP